GAGCAGCACGATCCCCTGCCGCAGCAACGTGGAATCCTCGGCGATCACTACACGCATTTCATGTCCACTTCGATGACGGTCGGCCCGCCGACCGGGCTGGTGACCCTCAGTCTGCCGTCGACCCCGGAGACCCGGTCCGCGAGGCCGCTCAGGCCGCTGCCCCGCCCGAGGGTCGCCCCGCCGATACCGTTGTCGCCGATCGTCACCGCCAGCCGGTCGTCGACACGGCGGATCGTCACCCAGGCCGTGCTCGCCGCGGCATGCTTGGCCACGTTGGTCAGGGCCTCGCTCACCACGAAGTACGTGATGCCCTCGACCGTGGTGGACGGTCTCGGTACGGCATCGACGTCGATCGTGACCGGGATCGGGGAGCGGGCGGCCACCGCGGACAGCGCGGCGTCCAGCCCCCGGTCGGTGAGGACCGGCGGGTGCAGTCCCCGGGTCAGGTCGCGCAGCTCGTTGATGGCCTGGCGGGCTTCGCTGCGGGCACTCTCGATCAGCTCCACCGTCTCGGGGTGTCCCGCGTCCCTGAGCCGCGAGCTGGCCCGGCCCAGAGTCATCGCCATGGCCACGAGACGCTGCTGCGCGCCGTCGTGCAGATCGCGCTCGATCCTCCGCCGCTCGGCCTCCGCGGCGTCGACCACCCGTGCCCGGCTGGCCGTCAGGTACGCGACCTGCTGGGTGAGTCGGGTGTCCCGGGAGGGGGCGAACAAAGTGCGGGCGAGGGAGATGTCCAGGGCCCGCAGGGTGCGAACAACCACCGGTGACACCGTCAGGCCGGCAAGCACTCCGACCGCCGCGACGGCCAGGGCCGTGCCCGTGTTGTCGATGTTCAGAGGACCGATCGCGGCTCGCCCCAGGGGCAGCTCCGCGTAGTAGAAGGGCAGCAGGGCCAGCATCGTCGGGCCGGCCCAGGCCAGGGCGACCGCGACCACGTTCAGAGCAGACACCGGGATCAGCAGCACGAAGTAGCAGACCTGCCTCCGCGTCGAGCGGCTGGTCAGCACGGTGAGCGTGGAGCGCGGCAGGTTCTTGGACAGTTCCAGAGCCGGCTGTGCGGGAATCTCCCGCCCGCACAGAGTGGCGTACCGGTCGCGCTCGGCACCGGCGAGCCGGTGCAGAAGCCAGGCCGCCGCGATCACCAGTGGTGCGCCGATGAGGGCGACCGGCAGCAGGCAGATGCCGGTCACGAGCAGCATCAGCACGGCGAACCCGGCGAGCGCGGATATGCCGTCGGCCGCCAGGTGAGCGGACGCCAACCACAGCTGGGGCGATTTCAGAGCCCGCACGGGATTGCGTGGCAGGACCTGGCCTGCGGGCCCCGTATGCGAACTCGGTTTCCCAGTCACCTGGTCCGGCCCGCACCACCTGTCGGGGCCGGCATCCCGACTCCTGAACTCGTCCATCGTGGTCCCATGCTTCTCGATTCATCCGCTGACTCCGAAAACACTAGGCGGGTGGCCCGCGTCAGCGGCACTCGGACAACCCACGAGTTCGAGGTAGGGAAAACCCACCGCCGGGCGATCCGCTTCTCTTTGAGGGCCGCTTCGACGACCTCATCGACGACCACGTGGCCGAGGCGCTCGACGGGCTCCTCGGCGAGAGCCTCGACGCGGCCGTAGCCGCGCGGCGTCGGCGGTACCGAAAGCAGGACTGTCCCTTGATGGTGTCGCTGGTCGCGGTGGTATCCGGCCTGTCCGTGGTGCTGGTGGACCATCCCGGCGCTGTGGCGACGCTGTGGGTGGCCGCGGCGGTCATCTGCGCCTGCCGGACGCGAATCTGCCGGCCATACGAACTTGGCAGGTGGGGCCGGCCTGCCGCACACGGCAAGTTCGGATCGAAGACCCACTTGACCGCCAAGCTGGGCTACGACTACCCACCTGCAGAAATCGTTACGTCAGCGTGCATCCGCCACCGCATCGGCCGTAAGAAGAACGAGTCCTCCCAGCGGCGCTGGACCCTCGAACGCGCCATGGCCTGGCTCGCCTGCCGCCGCTCCACCGACGCTACGAACGCAGCGGTACAGGTTCTCCTTCGGCACGCGCGTCCAGGCCTGCGCGCCGACGGGGGTCTCCCCCGCCGCGCTGAACGGCGGAGTCGGTCGCGGAGGAGCGCTGCCTCCTACGCCTCGTCGCGTACGAGGGCCAGCAGCCGGTCGAGGACGCGGGGGCCGCCCGCGCGCACCCCGTCGTGCTCGAACTCGTCCGTCACCCAGGTCCGCAGGCCGCGGATCGCGCGGGCGGTGCGCAGGGAGTCCGCGGTGTCCACGTACAGGTCGTCGTGGTAGACGGCGGCGGCCACCGGCACCTCGTTGGCGGCGAGCCGGGCCGGGTCGTAGAGCGGCTGCCAGCCGGTACGGGCGGCCAGCAGGTCGGCGGTCTCGCGGAGCGGGGCGAGGGCCGGGTCGGTGGTGAAGTGCCAGGGGTGGACGGTCTCCCCGGTGAACAGGAGCGGCTCGTCGCCGGCGAGGGTCTTGGCGGTGTCGAAGCGGGGCCGGTCCGCGTGCACCCTGTCGGCTGCCCACGCGGTGGGCGCACCCGGGTCCTGGGCGTAGATCGACTCGTGCAGCAGCGCGTAGAGGGGGTGCCCGGCGAAGGAGAGCTGCCCGCGGACGGCCTCCAGGAAGCCGTCGGAGAGGGCGGGGCCGGCCGGGGTGGGGACGAAGGCGTCCTCCAGGAGGTAGTGGAGCTGGTGGCTGCCTTCGCCGGCGCCGAGGAGGATGCCGAGGGACTGGAAGGCCCGGGCGGTGAGGAGGTGGCCGCCGGGGAGCTCCGCGGGGCGCTCCGTGAGGTGGGCGGCGATCCTGCGGGCGCGGTCGACGTCCATCGGGTAACGCGTGTAGTGCGCCAGGTTCTTGCGCTCCATGCGCGGGTACGCGGCCTCGTACACCTCCCGCGCGGTGGCGGTCAGCGAGGGTAGACCGCCCGTGATGAGGGCGGCGGTGAGGCCCTCGGGCGCGGTGGAGAGGTAGTTGACCGTGCAGAAGCCGCCGAAGCTCTGGCCGAGCACCGTCCAGGGGGCGCCGCCGGTCAGGCCGGGTCGGATGGCCTCGGCGTCGCGCACGATGGAGTCGGAGCGGAAGTGGGCGAGGTACTCGGCCTGCTGCTCGGGGGTGCCGCGCAGAGGCAGGGTCTGCCGGTTCGCGGGGGTGGAGCGGCCGGTGCCGCGCTGGTCGAGGAGCAGGACCCGGTACTCGGTGAGCGCCCGCTCCAGCCAGGCCTGTCGGCCGGTGAACCGCCGGGCGCCGAAGCCGGGGCCGCCCTCCAGGTACAGCAGCCAGGGCAGGGTCTCGGGGTCCTTGTCCGAGGCGACGACCTCGCGGGCGTACAGCTCGATCCGCTCCCCGTCCGGGCGCGCGTGGTCCAGCGGGACGGTGAACCGGTGGTCGGTGAGGACCGTTCCGGGGTGGCGGTAGCTGTGCTCGACGGTCACGGACGGCCCCTGGGGTACGAGGTACGGAGACCCGCGGCCCCGGCCGGATCGCGGCCGGGGTGCGGGTGTGGCTTCCGCCCGAGTCTAGGCGCTGCCCGGCGGCGCCCCTTCAGAACTCCACTACCGAGCGGAGCACCTCGCCGCGTTCCATCCGGGCGAAGGCCTCCTCGACCCCGTCGAGGGGGATCGTCTCGGAGACGAACGCGTCCAGGTCGAGCCGGCCCTGCAGGTAGAGGTCGATGAGCAGCGGGAAGTCCCGCTCGGGCAGACAGTCCCCGTACCAGGAGGACTTGAGGGCGCCGCCTCGGCCGAAGACGTCGATGAGCGGGAGTTCGAGTTTCATGTCCGGGGTCGGCACGCCGACGAGCACCACCGTGCCGGCGAGGTCGCGCGCGTAGAAGGCCTGGCGGTAGGTCTCGGGGCGGCCGACGGCCTCGATGACCACGTCCGCGCCGTTGCCCCCGGTCAGTTCCTGGACGGCCTTGACCACGTCCTCCGTACGGCCGTTGACGGTGTGCGTGGCGCCGAGGCCGCGGGCCCACTCCAGCTTCCGGTCGTCGAGGTCCACGGCGATGATCCGCGAGGCGCCCGCCAGCCGGGCCCCGGCGACGGCGGCGTTGCCGACTCCCCCGCAGCCGATGACGGCGACGGAGTCGCCGCGTCCGACGTTGCCGGTGTTCAGGGCCGCGCCGAGGCCGGCCATCACCCCGCAGCCGAGGAGTCCGGCGGCGGCGGGCGAGGCTGCCGGGTCCACCTTGGTGCACTGGCCGGCCGCCACCAGGGTCTTCTCGGCGAACGCGCCGATCCCGAGCGCCGGGGAGAGCGGGGTGCCGTCCTCCAGGGTCATGGGCTGGGTGGCGTTGTGCGTGGCGAAGCAGTACCAGGGCCGTCCGCGCTTGCAGGCCCGGCAGGTGCCGCACACCGCACGCCAGTTGAGGACGACGAAGTCGCCGGGCGCCACCGAGGTGACGTCCGGGCCGACCGATTCGACGACCCCGGCGGCCTCGTGGCCGAGCAGGAAGGGGAACTCGTCGTTGATGCCGCCCTCCCGGTAGTGCAGGTCGGTGTGGCAGACCCCGCAGGCCTGGACCCGGACGAGCGCCTCGCCCGGCCCGGGGTCGGGCACGAGGATCGTCGTCGTCTCCACCGGTGCGCCCTTGCTCCGGGCGATGACCCCTCGTACGCGATGCGTCACGTCTACCCCGTTCTGGTGTCGTTGGCTCCCGTCAGGACGGAACGTACACGGGCGGCGCCCGGCTGGGCAGTTGTCTCACCGTGCGCCGCGCGATCTCCCCCGGCTACCTCCCCCGGATTCCGTCCGGGGGGACCCCCACGGAGGTGCCCCCCGCCAGTTCCGGTGGTACGGCCGCCCGCAGGGCCGCGCCGAAGGCGGCCACGGCCGGGTGGGCGGCGGCTCCGCTGCGGAACGCGAGCTGGGTGCGCCGCCCCATGAGCAGGCGGGTGAGGCGGACGGCCGGATCGGCGGGGTCCGTGATGCCGAGCTGCGGTACGACGGCCACGCCCTGGCCGGCGGCGACGAGGGCGAGCACGGTGGCGAACTCGTCGACCTGGTGGCGGACCCTCGGCGTGAATCCGGCGGCCTGGCAGGCCCGCAGGGTCATGGCGTGGCAGAGGGTGCCGGGGGTGGCGGTGATCCAGGGTGCGTCCGCGTGCGTACGCAGGACCGCACCCTGGGCCGCGACGGTGCCTGCGTCCTCCTCGACCGGGTCCGGGTCCGGGTCGTCGGCGGCCGGGGCCGCCAGGTACATCGCCTCCCCGTACAGGGGCTCGGTGGTCAGGCCCGGCTCCTGGGTGGCGGGTACGAAGTCGTACTCGTGGACGAGCGCCACGTCCAGGTCCCCGGCCCGCAGCGCGTGCGCGACGGCCGCCGGGTCGGTCTCCGAGACCATGGGCTCCAGCCCCGGGTGGCGCCGGGCGAGGGCGGTGAGGGCCGCGGGGACGATGGCCCGGGTGGCGGTGGGGAAGGCCCCGATGCGCAGGGCGCCGGCCAGGCCGCCGCGCGCTTCGGCGAGATCGGCTTCGGCCAGTTCGAGGCGTTCGAGGACGGCTTCGGCGTGCTCGACCAGGTGCTGCCCGGCGGGGGTGAGGCGGACCCGGCGGCCGGTGCGTTCCAGGAGCGGCAGGCCGGCTTCCCGTTCGAGGACGGCCAGTTGCTGGGATACCGCCGAAGGGCTGAAGGCGAGGGCATCGGCCACGGCGGCGATGGTGCCGCGGCGGGCGAGTTCGCGCAGCAGGCGCAGGCGCCGTACATCGAGCATCGGCTCAGCTTACGGGACTGGTAAGAAATGCGAACTGGATCTGACGGGTCGGGCGGGCGAGGCTCTACGGCATGGCACAGGACACCACTCAGAACGCGGCCCGGACCCTCTCCCCCGCCGCCTCCCTCCACGGGATCCACCTACCGCTCGTCACCCCCTTCGACCGGGCCGGGGAGGTGGCCGCCGAAGCCCTCGAAGGGCTCGCCCACGAGGCGCTCGACGCGGGCGCCACGGGAATCGTCGCCCTCGGCACCACCGCGGAGAGCGCCGCCCTGGACGAGGCGGAGCGCGACCTCGTCACCGACGTGTGCGCCCGGGTCTGCCGGGAGCGGGGGGCGGTGCTGACCGTCGGCGCCGGGGCGAGCGGGACCCGGGCCGCCGAGGCATCCCTGGCCCGACTGGCCCGGTGGCCGGGGGCGCGGGCGGCGCTGGTGACGGTCCCGTCGTTCGTACGGCCCTCGGCGGCGGGGGTGCTGGCGCACTTCACGCGACTGGCCGAGGTGAGCCCCGTACCGCTGATCGTCTATCACATCCCCTACCGCACGGGGCAGCCGCTGAACGCGGCCGCGCTGCGGGCGATCGGGGCGCTCCCGGGGGTGGCCGGGATGAAGTACTCCGGCGGGGGCATCGGCGAGGACACGGTCGCACTGCTCGGCGACCTGCCGCCCGGGTTCGAGGTGCTGGCCGGGGACGACGCGTACGTCTCCCCGCTGCTGGCGCTCGGCGCGACGGGCGGGATCCTCGCCTCGGCCCACCTGGCGACAGCCCGGTTCGTGGAGCTCGCGGAGGCCTGGCGGGCGGGGGACGCGGCCCGGGCCCGACTGCTGGGGCACGCCCTGGCCCGGCTGTCCGCGGCGGCCTTCGCCGAGCCCAACCCGACGGTCGTCAAGGGCGCCCTGCACGCCCTGGGGCGGATCCCGACCCCCGACGTACGGCTCCCGCTGCTGCCTGCGTCCGAGGCGTCGGTGGCGGCGACTCTCGAGCGGCTGACGGAACTGCCCGCCTAGCCCGGACCGGACCGCGCCACGCCACGCCACGCCGCGCCGCGCCGGAAAGCATCCACTGTGGGCGATTTGCACCATACGCACGAGCCGCCCCAATAGGGCCTGCGGAGAGTGGACTTGCCCGTATTGGCCGTGCGACCGCGGGCCCGTGATGTGAGTCACGCCGAATACGCCAACATCATTTCCAACAGGAGGCCGATTCCCTTTCCCCGGAAAGGGAATCGGCTATTGCGCCGAGACACCGACAAGGTCATTTACCGGACCTGTCACGGGATGTCGATCTACCGGTGGAATTCGGGTCTTGTTCCCGCCCGGCGGCAACGCCTACGGTCACCTCGTTCCTGGTGGTCCGCAGCCGAATCCCGGCCGGCGCCGGGGCTCTCCCGTCCCCCCACGTGAGGAATTCCGCCATGCCCGCCAAGGGAAAGCACCGCCGGCCGAAGCACAACCCGATCACCCGCAAGCTGGCCCTCGCCGGCACGAGTGGCGCGGCCCTCACCCTCCCGCTGATCAGCGCGACCACCGCCGGGGCGGTGGAGACGACCGCCGCTCCCGCGGCCCGCACCACGGCCACCGCAGCCGCCGCGGCCGCTCCCACGACCTATTCCGTGGTCGCCGGTGACACGCTTTCCGAGATTGCCGCGAAGCATTCCGTGAGCGGCGGCTGGAAGCAGCTCTATGCGGCGAACCGGAGCGCCATCGGCGACAACCCGGCGATCATCCGCCCCGGCATCAAGCTGAAGCTCGGCACCGAGGCGAAGGCCGACCGCGCGAGCCGGTCCGCCGCCCGGCCCGCCCTCACCTACGCGAACAACCTCGACGGCTGGATCCGCGAATCCCTCGCCGTGATGGCCAAGCACGGAATTCCCGGTACCTACAACGGAATTCACCGCAACGTGATGCGGGAGTCCTCCGGCAACCCCCTCGCGATCAACAACTGGGACATCAACGCCCAGAACGGCATCCCGTCCAAGGGCCTGCTGCAGGTCATCGACCCGACCTTCCGGTCCTACCACGTGCCGGGCACCTCGTCGGACTCGTACGACCCGGTCGCCAACATCACCGCGGCCTGCAACTACGCGGCCGCGCGCTACGGCTCCATCGACAACGTCAACGGGCCCTACTGAGCCGCCCGCTGAGCCTCAGGACGGGACGACCTTCTTGACCTTCCCGTCGATACCGGCCAGCACGTAGCCGCCACGGCCGTGCTCGTCGCTGAGGTAGGGCCGCATGCAGGGGACCTGGTCCATCATCCAGGGGTCGACGATCACGTAGCGCGAGGTCGGGTTCGGGACGCCCAGGTCCTTCTGCGACTGCTCCAGCAGACCGGGCAGGGCGTCCCAGTTGACCGTGACCATGTCGATCAGCGGCTCGCCGTCCTTGACCGTGCCGTTCGGGCCCGTGCGCTTGGCAGCGCCGTCGCGGTACTGCCAGGAGTCCACGGTCTTGGCACCGGGGGCGGTGGGGATGGCGGCGATGACGTAGCCGTCGTAGACCTTCAGGTCAACGAAGGTGGTCGTGCCCGTCTGCTGTTTGAAGGCCTCCAGGGCGATCCGGACGTTCTCCGGGGTGAGCATGCTGCCCCGGGGCGCGCTCGCCTTGGGGGTGCTCGTCTTCGGTCCGAGAGTGGCGGGGCGGGTGGGAGTGGGGGTCGGGGTGGTGCCGGCCGCCACGGCCGTGGGGCCGCCCTTCGCGTCGTCGCGGGCGCCGTCGCCCGTGGTGCCGTCGGGCAGCAGCCGGACGATCCCGACGACTCCGGCGACCAGCACCGCCGCGAGTACGGCGCCCATCAGCACCGGGCGGCGACGAGGGGCCCGCTCCGCGGGAAGGGGCGCGGTGGGGGCCGCGTAGGGGGAAGCCACCGGGGTGGGGACCGGGCCGAACGGCGGCGGGGTGGCCGGCACGTACGGCCCGTACCCGGCCGGAACGGCGGCGGCTGCCAGGGGCGGGGCGCCCGCGCCGCCGAGAGCAGCGCTCGCGTCCCGGAGCAGTCGTTCCAGCTGCTCCCCGTCGGGCCGCGCGGCCGGGTCCCGTACGAGCAGCCGTTCCAGTACGGACCCCAGCGGGCCCGAGCGCACGGGCGCCGGGATCGGCTCGTCCAGCACGGCGACGACCGTGGCCAGGCTGGTGGCCCGGCGCAGCGGGTGGACCCCCTCCGCGGCCACGTACAGCAGCATGCCCAGCGACCACAGGTCGGAGGCGGCCAACCCCTCCTCGCCCCGGACGCGTTCGGGCGCGATGTATTCGGGCGAGCCGATCAGCACGCCGGTCGCGGTGAGTCCCGTCGATCCGTGCAGGGCCGCGATGCCGAAGTCGGTGAGCACCGCCGAGCCGTCGGGCCGCAGCAGCACGTTGGCCGGTTTCACATCACGGTGCAGGATCCCCTCGGCGTGCGCGGCGCGCAGCGCGGACAGGACGTCGAGGCCGAGCCGCAGCACGTCGACGAGCGGGAGCGGGCCGGCCGCCAGTCGCTCGTGCAGGGAACCGCCCCGGACGAGCTCCATGACGATCCACGGGTGCCCGTCGACGCCGTCGGGGGGTTCGACGATGTGGTGGATCGTCACCACGTGGGGGTGCGCGAGGCGGGCGAGGGCGCGGGCCTCGCGGACGGCCCGTTCGCGCAACTGGTCGGCCAGGCCGGGCTGGGCGGCGGCGGTCGCCGGGTCCGGCGGGCGCACCTCCTTGAGTGCGACCTCGCGGTGCAGGGCGATGTCGCGGGCCCGCCACACCGTACCCATGCCGCCGCTGCCCAGGGGCGCGACCAGTTCGAAGCGCCCGTCGATCAATTGTCTGCCGGCCTCACCAGTGTCCATGGCCGGTCATCGTAGGCGCCGCCGGTGTCAGCAGCGGCGGCGGTCCACGGTGACGGTGCCCTGGACGGTGGTGATCGTACGGTCGTAGCAGCCGCCCGGCGCCCCGGACCCGTGCAGCCGGTAGCGGGCGGAGGTGGTGGCCACCGCGTGGCGCTGGTCGCGCGGGACGTTCGCGGTGTAGGTGGCGTCGCCCGTGTACCGGTCGTCGAGCCGGGTCACGTCCACGCCTCGGCCACCGCGCAGGGTGGTGGTGTCGGCCCGGTCGCCGAGCGAGAGGACGGTGCGCAGCCGGTCCCCGGCGCCCAGGGTGGTCTCTCCGTCCATCGTGTACGTGCGGGCGGTGCGGGTGGTGGTCGGCCCGCGCGTCACGCTCTCCTCGTCGGTCCAGGTCGCGGTCAGCGCGTCGCGGTTCTCGCCGTCGGTCCAGCGGTGTACGGAGCTGCCCCGCACGGCGCGGGTGACGGTGGTGGCGACCCGGCCGTGCGAGGTGTCCAGGTATCCGGCGACGGTCAGCCGGTGGGCGCCTTCGGTGTCCAGGCGGTGCTCACCGCCGGGGGCGGCGGGCGTCCAGCGGGAGGAGCCGGTCGGTTCGCCCGGCTCGTGCCGGGTCAGGGCGCCTGTGAGGACCTCGCGGGCCTCGTCCTGCCAGAGCAGCAGGTTGGTGGGGGTGCTCCAGCCGCTCTGCCCGGCCGGGACGCCGGACACGGACACGTCGATCCGGTGCGGGAGCCCGTCGTTGAGGAGGGCGGCGAAGGGGGTGAGGTCGTAGAGGATCGGCTGGACGTCGAAGGCACGGGGGCCGGGAGTGACGTACCAGAGGAAGGGGTTGGACCAGCCGCCCGTCCAGACGGTGGGGAAGGGCGCGGCGATGCCCGCGAGTTGCCCGTCCACGGAGACGCGGACCTCGCGGTGCGGCCCGTCGGCGGCCTTGCAGGAGTAGGGGGCCGCGTCGGGGGTGGTCATGTACCAGTACTCCTCGCAGCCGCCGCCGGAGCCGGTGGCGTACACCTCGGCGAGGAGGCGCTCCGTGTTGCGCGGGGTGGTGACCGACGGGGTGGTGAGGGGCAGGACGCGGTCGGGGGTGTCGGGGGCCGGCGGGGTACGGCCCTCGGCGGCGTGGAAGGTCAGGGTGACCTTGACGTCGATGACTCCGGTGTAGGTGTCGTTGACGACGTTGCCGATGAGCATCTCGACGGTCTGCGGGCGGGCGAGGGTGTCGCGGTAGCGGGTGACGTCCTTCTCCACGGCCCAGGTGATGCCGTCGGGCGAGGGCTGCGGGGTGGAGGTGCGCAGGATCTCGACGCCGCCGAGGGAGAGGTTGCCCAGGCGGTCGTACTGGCGGCCCTTGACCTTGCCGTCGAGGCGGAGCACGACCTTGGCCCAGTCGGCCGTGCCGCAGCCGGTGGGCGGTGTGTAGTCGCCCCGGTAGGGCGTGAAGTCGCGGAACTGCGCCTCCGCGAGGGTCACCCGGCAGGACCGGGTCGCGGGCCGGGTGACGGGCGGGGCGGGGGTGAGCGGGTCGTGCCAGTCGGTCCCGAACTCGGCGGGCGGGTCGCCGGCGGGCGCGGCCGCGGCCATCGCGGGCGCGTACGCGGGGTGACCAGCCGCCGCGGGTGCGGGCGCCGCGGGCGCGGGCGTCGCGGGCGCGGGCGTCGCGGGCGGGTGCCCGGTCGCCGGGTGAGCGGGCGCGGCGTGCGTGGTGGCGGCGTGCGTGGTGGCGTACGCGGGTCCCGCGGCGGCCGGGGCGCCGGCGGCCAGCGCGATCGCGCCGAGCAGGCCCATGATCCTGTGTCGTCTCATGGGCCCGCAGTGAAACCGGGCCCGCCCGGGCCGCGCCAGGGCCGGCGCGGCGGATGTGGCGCGATCTCGCCCCTGCGGCCCGGAGCGCCGGACTCGGGAAGTGCCCTGCCGATCAGGCCGGCAGGACGACGACGCCGTCGTCGTCGGCGTGGACCGTGTCCCCGGGCCGGAAGGTGGTGCCGCCGATCGTGACGGGCACGTCCGCCTCGCCCGCGCCGGTCTTGCCGCTCTTGCGGGGGACCGTGCCCAGGGCCTTGACGCCGAGGTCGAGCCCGCCGAGGGCCACGCTGTCGCGGACCGCGCCGTTGATGATCAGGCCCGCCCAGCCGTTGCGTTCGGCCGCGCCCGCGATGAGGTCCCCGACCAGGGCGGTGCGCAGCGAGCCGCCGCCGTCCACGACGAGGACGGCACCTTCGCCCGGCCCCTGGAGGAGTTCGCGCAGCAGCGCGTTGTCCTCGTGGCAGGAGAGGGTCCGCACGCGTCCGGCGAACAGTCGGCGGCCGCCCAGTTGCCGGAACTGGGTGGCACAGATGCCGAGGTCCTCGCCGTACTCGTCGAACATGTCGGCCGTGGGGACCGGGGGTACCCCCGGCGGTGGCTGGGGGAGGGTGACGCTCATGTCGCTGGATCTTCCTCGCTGCTCGTTCTCGCTCGTACGTCGCGCCGTGCGGCCAGCGTAACGGCCGCTCGGTGCGGGTCGGCGGAGCCGTGTCAGCGGCGGGAGTTGCCGAAGAGGATCCGGTAGCCGATCAGCAGGACCAGCGAGCCCGCGATGGCGGAGCCCCAGGTGGCGAGGTCGAAGAACTCGGTCTGGATCGGCTTGTCGAGGAACTTCGCCGAGAGCCAGCCACCGATGAAAGCGCCCGCGACACCGATGAGCGTGGTGACGATCAGGCCGCCGGGGTCACGGCCGGGCAGCAGGAACTTCGCGATGCCTCCGGCCAGCAGTCCCAGGACGATCCAGCTGACGATCCCCATGCCCAGTCACTCCGTTTCGGTGTTCGGTCGTTCTGCAGGGAGGACGCAGCCGGGGCCGGAACGGTTCTCAGGCGGTGGCCGCCGCCGGCGCCCGGACCGTCGCGGCGGGCGGGGTCCGGGTCAGCAGCAGCACCCCGCGCGTCGCCGCCAGGGCTCCGGCCACCGCCAGCAACAGGCCCAGCGCGCCGCCGTGGAGGCGTTCGCCGAGCAGGAGCATGCCGATGGCGGCCGCCGCGAGGGGGTTGGACAGGTTCACCACGGCGAGCGGGGCACCGAGCCCGCCCCGGTAGGCCCGCTGCGACAACAGCATCCCGCCGACCGCGAACACCACCACGAGCAGGGCCACCGCGACGACCCGGACGCTGAGCAGGTCCC
This genomic window from Streptomyces sp. NBC_01351 contains:
- a CDS encoding S-(hydroxymethyl)mycothiol dehydrogenase, with translation MTHRVRGVIARSKGAPVETTTILVPDPGPGEALVRVQACGVCHTDLHYREGGINDEFPFLLGHEAAGVVESVGPDVTSVAPGDFVVLNWRAVCGTCRACKRGRPWYCFATHNATQPMTLEDGTPLSPALGIGAFAEKTLVAAGQCTKVDPAASPAAAGLLGCGVMAGLGAALNTGNVGRGDSVAVIGCGGVGNAAVAGARLAGASRIIAVDLDDRKLEWARGLGATHTVNGRTEDVVKAVQELTGGNGADVVIEAVGRPETYRQAFYARDLAGTVVLVGVPTPDMKLELPLIDVFGRGGALKSSWYGDCLPERDFPLLIDLYLQGRLDLDAFVSETIPLDGVEEAFARMERGEVLRSVVEF
- a CDS encoding alpha/beta fold hydrolase, with translation MTVEHSYRHPGTVLTDHRFTVPLDHARPDGERIELYAREVVASDKDPETLPWLLYLEGGPGFGARRFTGRQAWLERALTEYRVLLLDQRGTGRSTPANRQTLPLRGTPEQQAEYLAHFRSDSIVRDAEAIRPGLTGGAPWTVLGQSFGGFCTVNYLSTAPEGLTAALITGGLPSLTATAREVYEAAYPRMERKNLAHYTRYPMDVDRARRIAAHLTERPAELPGGHLLTARAFQSLGILLGAGEGSHQLHYLLEDAFVPTPAGPALSDGFLEAVRGQLSFAGHPLYALLHESIYAQDPGAPTAWAADRVHADRPRFDTAKTLAGDEPLLFTGETVHPWHFTTDPALAPLRETADLLAARTGWQPLYDPARLAANEVPVAAAVYHDDLYVDTADSLRTARAIRGLRTWVTDEFEHDGVRAGGPRVLDRLLALVRDEA
- a CDS encoding dihydrodipicolinate synthase family protein, whose protein sequence is MAQDTTQNAARTLSPAASLHGIHLPLVTPFDRAGEVAAEALEGLAHEALDAGATGIVALGTTAESAALDEAERDLVTDVCARVCRERGAVLTVGAGASGTRAAEASLARLARWPGARAALVTVPSFVRPSAAGVLAHFTRLAEVSPVPLIVYHIPYRTGQPLNAAALRAIGALPGVAGMKYSGGGIGEDTVALLGDLPPGFEVLAGDDAYVSPLLALGATGGILASAHLATARFVELAEAWRAGDAARARLLGHALARLSAAAFAEPNPTVVKGALHALGRIPTPDVRLPLLPASEASVAATLERLTELPA
- a CDS encoding LysR substrate-binding domain-containing protein, producing MLDVRRLRLLRELARRGTIAAVADALAFSPSAVSQQLAVLEREAGLPLLERTGRRVRLTPAGQHLVEHAEAVLERLELAEADLAEARGGLAGALRIGAFPTATRAIVPAALTALARRHPGLEPMVSETDPAAVAHALRAGDLDVALVHEYDFVPATQEPGLTTEPLYGEAMYLAAPAADDPDPDPVEEDAGTVAAQGAVLRTHADAPWITATPGTLCHAMTLRACQAAGFTPRVRHQVDEFATVLALVAAGQGVAVVPQLGITDPADPAVRLTRLLMGRRTQLAFRSGAAAHPAVAAFGAALRAAVPPELAGGTSVGVPPDGIRGR
- a CDS encoding serine/threonine-protein kinase codes for the protein MDTGEAGRQLIDGRFELVAPLGSGGMGTVWRARDIALHREVALKEVRPPDPATAAAQPGLADQLRERAVREARALARLAHPHVVTIHHIVEPPDGVDGHPWIVMELVRGGSLHERLAAGPLPLVDVLRLGLDVLSALRAAHAEGILHRDVKPANVLLRPDGSAVLTDFGIAALHGSTGLTATGVLIGSPEYIAPERVRGEEGLAASDLWSLGMLLYVAAEGVHPLRRATSLATVVAVLDEPIPAPVRSGPLGSVLERLLVRDPAARPDGEQLERLLRDASAALGGAGAPPLAAAAVPAGYGPYVPATPPPFGPVPTPVASPYAAPTAPLPAERAPRRRPVLMGAVLAAVLVAGVVGIVRLLPDGTTGDGARDDAKGGPTAVAAGTTPTPTPTRPATLGPKTSTPKASAPRGSMLTPENVRIALEAFKQQTGTTTFVDLKVYDGYVIAAIPTAPGAKTVDSWQYRDGAAKRTGPNGTVKDGEPLIDMVTVNWDALPGLLEQSQKDLGVPNPTSRYVIVDPWMMDQVPCMRPYLSDEHGRGGYVLAGIDGKVKKVVPS
- a CDS encoding sensor histidine kinase, whose translation is MASAHLAADGISALAGFAVLMLLVTGICLLPVALIGAPLVIAAAWLLHRLAGAERDRYATLCGREIPAQPALELSKNLPRSTLTVLTSRSTRRQVCYFVLLIPVSALNVVAVALAWAGPTMLALLPFYYAELPLGRAAIGPLNIDNTGTALAVAAVGVLAGLTVSPVVVRTLRALDISLARTLFAPSRDTRLTQQVAYLTASRARVVDAAEAERRRIERDLHDGAQQRLVAMAMTLGRASSRLRDAGHPETVELIESARSEARQAINELRDLTRGLHPPVLTDRGLDAALSAVAARSPIPVTIDVDAVPRPSTTVEGITYFVVSEALTNVAKHAAASTAWVTIRRVDDRLAVTIGDNGIGGATLGRGSGLSGLADRVSGVDGRLRVTSPVGGPTVIEVDMKCV
- a CDS encoding LysM peptidoglycan-binding domain-containing protein; translated protein: MPAKGKHRRPKHNPITRKLALAGTSGAALTLPLISATTAGAVETTAAPAARTTATAAAAAAPTTYSVVAGDTLSEIAAKHSVSGGWKQLYAANRSAIGDNPAIIRPGIKLKLGTEAKADRASRSAARPALTYANNLDGWIRESLAVMAKHGIPGTYNGIHRNVMRESSGNPLAINNWDINAQNGIPSKGLLQVIDPTFRSYHVPGTSSDSYDPVANITAACNYAAARYGSIDNVNGPY